One bacterium genomic window, CGCCTCGGCCTGGGAAAGATCGATCAACTGCCCTTCCCCGGTCTTCCGGCGCGCGGCGAGGGCCGCGAGGATCGCGGTGGCGGACATCAGCGCCGCGGTGTAGTCCCCCACCCAGAACCCCGCCTTCATCGGCGGCTGGTCCGGAAACCCCGTGATGGCGGAGAACCCGGAAACGGCCTGGGCGGTGGCGTCGTACGACGCCCGTCCCGCCGAGTACGGTCCCCATTGTCCGAACCCCGAGTTGGCGGCGTAGACGATCCGGGGGTTCCGCTCCCGAAGCTGGAGGTACCCGACGCCCCACTCGTCCATCGTGCCGGCGCGAAGGTTCTCCACGACGACGTCGGACCGTTCCGCGAGCCGCAGGAAGAGCTCCTTCCCCTCGGCCGGGTGCAGGTCGAGCCCCACGTGGAGCTTGTTCCGGTTCAGGGAGAGGAAGGCCGGCGACATCTCCTTCCAGAAGAACCCCTCGGGGGCCACGTACCGCATCAGGTCGCCGCGGGGCGGCATCTCGACCTTGATCACCTCGGCGCCGAAGAGGCCGAGGTAGTCCGCGGTGGCCGGCCCGAAGATCCGCGTCGCCACCTCCAGGACGCGCACCCCGGCGAGCGCTTCGGGCTTCCCGGGGATGTCCGCCGGGTCGAAGGCCCGCGCCGCGAAGGCCCGGGAGCTCCCGGGGTCAGACGGCAAGGTACTTCTCCTTGATCTCTTCGTTCGCCAGGAGCTCCTTCATCGTCCCCTCGTACTTCACCGACCCCTTGTCGATCACGAAGGCGCGATCGGAAACCTTGGCGCAGAAGTGCAGGTTCTGCTCGGCGAGGAGGACCGTCACCCCTTCCTTGCGGATCCGGAGGATCATGTCGGCCAGCAGGGATACGACCAGCGGAGCCAGCCCTTCCGACGGTTCGTCGAGGAGGAGCAGCTCGGGGTTGGTCATCAGCGTGCGGGCGATGGTGAGCATCTGCTGCTCGCCGCCGGACAGCTGGCTCCCGAGGTTCTTCTCCCGCTCCAGCAGCCGCGGGAAGAGGGCGTAGATCCGGTCGACCGTCCAGGGCGAGGCGACGACCTTCTCCCTCCTGGCGGCGACTTCGAGGTTGTCCCGGACCGTCAGGTCCGGAAAGCACCGGCGGTCCTCGGGGACGAAGCCGACCCCCATCCGGCAGATCCGGAAGGCGCGCAGTCCGGAGATCCGCTCCCCCTTGAAGATCACCTCGCCCGTCTGCGGCGGGGTGAGCCCGATGATCGACCGGAACGTGGTGCTCTTCCCCGCGCCGTTGCGGCCGATGAGGCTCACCACCTCCCCCTTCTCGATGGAGAGCGAAACGTCGAACAGGATGTGGCTCCGGCCGTAATAGGTGTTGATCGAGTTCAGGTCGAGAAACGCCATGGGGTCAGCTCTCCGTGATTTCCTCCCCGAGGTACGCTTTGCGCACTTCGGGGTTCGCCTTGATCTCCGCCGGCGTCCCGTCGGCGATGACGGCCCCCTGCTGGAGGACCATGATCTTTTCGGAGATCGCGAAGACGATGTCCATGTCGTGCTCGGTGAAGATGAGCGTCAGCCCCTGCTCCCGGGAAATCCTCTGCAGAAGGGCGACGGTCTCCCGGCTCTCGAACCGGGACATCCCCGCGGTGGGCTCGTCGAGCATCAGCAGCTTCGGGCGGGAGGCGAGGGAGATGGCGATCTCGAGCCGCTTCTGGTCCCCGTGCGAGAGGACCGAGGCCGAGGAATCGTACTTTTCCGCCAGCCCTACCTGGCCGAGGAGGGCCAGCGCCTCCTCGCCGACGTGCGTGAATGCTCGAGCCATCGAGAGGGGGTTGCCGCCCATCCGGTGATGGGAGAACAGGGCCACCTGGACGTTCTCGAAGACCGACATCCGCGGGAAGATGTTGGTGATCTGGAAGGAGCGCCCGATCCCTTTCCGGATGACCCGGTGCGGGGGGAGACCGGTGATCGATTCCCCCTCGAACACGACGTCGCCCGCGTCGGGCTTGAGCAGCCCCGTCATGACGTTGAACAGCGTCGACTTGCCGGCCCCGTTCGGACCGATGACGGCGCGGATCTCGCCCTTCGCCACGGAGAGGGAGACGTCCTGGAGCGCCCGAAGGCCCCCGAACGACTTTACGACGTTTCGGACTTCGAGAAGGACCATTTCCGGATGCACCCGAGCTTTCCGAGGGTTTGACGCGCCTTTTCGTTCACGAATCCGACCACGCCGCCCGGGAGGAGCAGCACCAGCGTCAGCAGGACCAGGCCGAGCACCAGCGCCCAATTTTCGGTCCATGCGACGATATACGAATTGAGGATGACGTAGACGACCGCCCCCACAGCGGGACCCGCGAAGGTGTAGATCCCCCCGATGATGGTCATGAACACCGGCTCGGCGGACTTGCTCCAGTGGATGATCTCGGGGGAGATCGACTTCTCCATCAGGGCGAAGAGCCCGCCGGCCAGCCCCGTGAACGCCCCCGCGACCACGAACGCCGTCCACTGGCACAGATGGATGTTCAGCCCGAGGAAGGAGGCCCGTTGGCCGTTCTCCCGGATCGCCTTGAGCGTCGCCCCAAAAGGCGAGGAGCGGAACCGGCGGAGGAGCGCGACGGCCAGCCCCACGACCGCGAGCACGAAGTAGTACATCGCCTGGTTGGAGCCGAGGTCGAGGGAGCCCAGGCCGCCGAGCGGGATCGGCTCCACGGGGATCCCCTGGATCCCGTTGTCGCCGCCGGTCATGCCGTACCATTTGTAGGCGACCGTGAAGATGAGCTGGCCGAACGCGAGGGTGAGCATGGCGAAGTGCACCCCCGACAGACGGACGCAGAAGAACCCGACGACGCCTGCCGCCACGCCCGCCGCCACCGGCGCCAGCAGGAGGGCGGGCAGCGTCGCGAACCCGCCCTTCGTAAGGAGGAGCCCGACGGTGTAGGCGCCGACCCCGAAGAACGCGGCCTGGCCGAACGAGAGCAGCCCCGTCGTCCCCAGGAGGAGGTTGAAGGCGATGGCCATCAGGGAGGCGATGAAGATCTGCGTCAGCAGGTACTGGTAGAACCGCCCGGCGAAGAGGGGGACCAGGAGCAGCAGGAGCAGCGGCGCCCACCGCAGGAGCGGGTGGACGGAGAAGTGAACCGGAGAGATCTCCTGCGCCTCCATCGCGAGGTTCTTCTCCGACAGCGCCTTCACCTTGAGCGGACGCCCGAACAGCCCCCACGGCCGGACCACGAGCACGGCCACCATCAACAGGTAGATGAGGGACATCTCGAATTCGGGGAAGACGA contains:
- a CDS encoding CoA transferase, translated to MPSDPGSSRAFAARAFDPADIPGKPEALAGVRVLEVATRIFGPATADYLGLFGAEVIKVEMPPRGDLMRYVAPEGFFWKEMSPAFLSLNRNKLHVGLDLHPAEGKELFLRLAERSDVVVENLRAGTMDEWGVGYLQLRERNPRIVYAANSGFGQWGPYSAGRASYDATAQAVSGFSAITGFPDQPPMKAGFWVGDYTAALMSATAILAALAARRKTGEGQLIDLSQAEAMIRTLDWTWPYAGMTGKDRARDGNVDPSYPPSGIYRCRDGFVAVSVRDEDELIPLAHAVGATDPEEAKIATPERVGAFCASRRVDEVVRIAEEAGFSAAPVRGGKQHYHDPHLRARGTVCSVDDPLYGRVDEYGPAPKLSESPGRIKRCAKPVGWDNERVFGDLLGMTAGEMEALARRKVIGKWADLPGARPPKGSAP
- a CDS encoding ABC transporter permease, which gives rise to MDLSFLTVQVLSALRQAAFLFLISSGLTLIFGVLNILNFAHGALYMLGAYFVYALTLHLTGPAGFLIAVLAAPLGVALIAVVIETGLLRRIYAQEEIYQLLLTYALVLIIDDLAKIVFGPEFKSIPKPEILSGSATLFGGTVPVYTILVVVLAPAVALLLWYLLYRTKTGKVVRATSSDREMADALGINMSVLFTLVFAFGAVLAGLGGALAGPVRTVFPGVGTEVIIESFVVVVIGGLGNLWGALIGSILIGSLETIGIIVFPEFEMSLIYLLMVAVLVVRPWGLFGRPLKVKALSEKNLAMEAQEISPVHFSVHPLLRWAPLLLLLLVPLFAGRFYQYLLTQIFIASLMAIAFNLLLGTTGLLSFGQAAFFGVGAYTVGLLLTKGGFATLPALLLAPVAAGVAAGVVGFFCVRLSGVHFAMLTLAFGQLIFTVAYKWYGMTGGDNGIQGIPVEPIPLGGLGSLDLGSNQAMYYFVLAVVGLAVALLRRFRSSPFGATLKAIRENGQRASFLGLNIHLCQWTAFVVAGAFTGLAGGLFALMEKSISPEIIHWSKSAEPVFMTIIGGIYTFAGPAVGAVVYVILNSYIVAWTENWALVLGLVLLTLVLLLPGGVVGFVNEKARQTLGKLGCIRKWSFSKSETS
- a CDS encoding ABC transporter ATP-binding protein, whose amino-acid sequence is MAFLDLNSINTYYGRSHILFDVSLSIEKGEVVSLIGRNGAGKSTTFRSIIGLTPPQTGEVIFKGERISGLRAFRICRMGVGFVPEDRRCFPDLTVRDNLEVAARREKVVASPWTVDRIYALFPRLLEREKNLGSQLSGGEQQMLTIARTLMTNPELLLLDEPSEGLAPLVVSLLADMILRIRKEGVTVLLAEQNLHFCAKVSDRAFVIDKGSVKYEGTMKELLANEEIKEKYLAV
- a CDS encoding ABC transporter ATP-binding protein, whose amino-acid sequence is MVLLEVRNVVKSFGGLRALQDVSLSVAKGEIRAVIGPNGAGKSTLFNVMTGLLKPDAGDVVFEGESITGLPPHRVIRKGIGRSFQITNIFPRMSVFENVQVALFSHHRMGGNPLSMARAFTHVGEEALALLGQVGLAEKYDSSASVLSHGDQKRLEIAISLASRPKLLMLDEPTAGMSRFESRETVALLQRISREQGLTLIFTEHDMDIVFAISEKIMVLQQGAVIADGTPAEIKANPEVRKAYLGEEITES